A single window of Methanobrevibacter sp. DNA harbors:
- a CDS encoding fumarate hydratase, with product MDILDSISKTIIDASTTLSQDKFNALKKSIQTEDNENAKWALEQILENYKVAQNIKFPLCDDTGIPHVIIEMGEDREISGTLLNQIHNGIELGLNNLPARPMAVIGDEIQRIEQSEGLFEKPGMLRPASILIDNANDESTYKRNIEPDTLNIHFLLEGGGPEIRAKTLRVYHKRSFDNVINTACEWLEESLKMLGCTPSIPSIGIGRTHFEATSLLLKSIAYGNLDNQSETEMQITQRLNETGIGPMGFGGKTTVLGTYLNIGNQRASGVRIVSIRPSCFVEPRVATLKL from the coding sequence ATGGATATTTTAGATAGTATTTCAAAAACAATCATAGATGCATCAACAACTCTTTCTCAAGACAAATTCAATGCATTAAAAAAATCTATTCAAACAGAAGATAATGAAAATGCCAAATGGGCATTGGAACAGATTTTAGAAAACTATAAAGTCGCTCAGAATATTAAATTTCCATTATGTGATGATACTGGAATTCCTCATGTTATAATTGAGATGGGGGAAGATAGGGAAATTTCAGGAACTCTGTTAAATCAAATCCATAATGGAATAGAATTGGGGTTAAACAATCTTCCGGCAAGACCAATGGCAGTAATTGGTGATGAAATCCAGAGAATTGAGCAAAGTGAAGGACTATTTGAAAAACCTGGAATGCTTCGTCCTGCATCAATATTGATTGACAATGCCAATGATGAGTCAACATATAAACGGAATATTGAACCTGATACACTTAATATTCATTTTTTACTTGAAGGGGGAGGCCCTGAAATCAGAGCCAAGACTTTAAGAGTATATCATAAAAGATCTTTTGATAATGTAATCAACACTGCATGTGAATGGCTTGAGGAATCTTTAAAAATGTTGGGATGTACACCATCAATTCCATCAATAGGTATAGGTAGAACACACTTTGAAGCGACATCTCTTCTTTTAAAATCCATTGCATATGGAAATCTTGACAATCAAAGTGAAACAGAAATGCAGATAACTCAAAGATTGAATGAAACTGGTATTGGTCCTATGGGTTTTGGTGGAAAAACTACAGTTTTAGGCACTTACTTGAATATTGGAAATCAAAGGGCAAGTGGTGTTAGGATAGTGTCAATCAGACCATCCTGCTTTGTTGAACCAAGAGTTGCAACATTAAAATTGTAA
- a CDS encoding citryl-CoA lyase, with translation MQENNFKIDRHSLKTAISRVETDKIVTRGYNQRDLIEKIRYADMVFLLLKGRLPTVGESKIFNHVLVSFCDHGVTPPSTQAARIVASSGSPMNSAIAGALLSFGHKHAGAIEKTMELYQSKINSLYITDDSEIDNKQIASLAIEIYQDYILKDKKVPGFGHRYHNVDPRADKLMELAIKEGFIGPHIKLALALEDLIYQKKQIRLNVDGANAAILSDLGFTPDLGLGVFIIGRIPGIIAHIHEEQMDEDEFRRFCDLDDVIYQQKR, from the coding sequence ATGCAAGAAAATAATTTTAAAATTGATAGGCATTCTTTAAAAACAGCGATTTCACGTGTCGAAACAGATAAAATCGTTACAAGAGGTTATAATCAAAGAGATTTAATTGAAAAAATCAGATATGCTGATATGGTATTTTTACTTCTAAAAGGGAGGTTACCAACTGTTGGTGAGTCAAAAATCTTTAACCATGTTCTTGTTTCATTTTGTGACCATGGTGTAACTCCGCCAAGTACTCAGGCAGCACGTATTGTTGCTTCTTCAGGTTCTCCAATGAATTCTGCAATAGCAGGGGCATTATTGTCTTTTGGGCATAAACATGCAGGGGCTATTGAGAAAACAATGGAATTATACCAGTCAAAAATCAATTCATTGTATATAACTGATGATTCTGAAATCGACAATAAGCAGATTGCTAGTTTAGCTATTGAAATTTATCAAGATTATATCCTTAAAGACAAAAAGGTGCCTGGATTTGGTCATAGGTATCATAATGTCGATCCAAGAGCTGATAAACTGATGGAACTTGCAATTAAAGAAGGTTTCATTGGACCTCACATTAAATTGGCATTGGCTCTTGAAGACTTAATATATCAGAAAAAGCAAATTCGCTTAAACGTGGATGGTGCAAATGCAGCTATTTTATCTGATTTAGGTTTTACTCCAGACTTAGGATTAGGAGTATTTATAATAGGCAGGATTCCGGGAATCATTGCACATATTCATGAAGAACAAATGGATGAAGACGAATTTAGAAGATTTTGCGATCTTGATGATGTAATATATCAACAAAAAAGGTAG
- a CDS encoding U32 family peptidase produces MDDTKKFLKKIGINEVSDGFKSDKRFGDGGQYRFEVPGIQSPKTMEALLKESIKQDIFIHRVTQTKGIMMLTDGEIKRMADLAIDYGCELFLAVGPRATYDTSATVHTKEGSRIGYRLRGYDNLVYAIEDVKRACRLGVRGILLYDEGLLWVLNQMREDGEIPGNVHFKLSAHAGHSNPASAKLLESQGLNSLNPVRDLQIPMLAAIRDACDIAIDLHTENPKSTGGFIRHYEVPKFIKVASPVYLKTGGSVAANHNWDTTEKEAIARIKQVSLVKRIIDEYCPDAIVSPAKSDDLSTPE; encoded by the coding sequence ATGGATGATACAAAAAAATTCCTTAAGAAAATAGGTATTAATGAAGTTTCAGATGGTTTCAAATCAGATAAAAGGTTTGGTGATGGTGGACAGTACCGTTTTGAAGTTCCAGGGATACAATCTCCAAAAACAATGGAAGCTTTACTAAAAGAATCAATCAAACAGGATATTTTTATTCACAGGGTAACTCAAACCAAAGGAATAATGATGTTGACTGATGGTGAAATCAAAAGAATGGCTGATTTGGCTATTGACTATGGATGTGAATTGTTTTTGGCGGTAGGTCCAAGAGCAACATATGATACTTCTGCAACAGTCCATACAAAAGAAGGAAGCAGAATTGGATATCGTCTTAGAGGTTATGATAATCTTGTTTATGCAATTGAAGATGTAAAAAGGGCTTGCAGACTCGGAGTTCGTGGAATATTATTATATGATGAAGGATTGCTTTGGGTATTAAATCAAATGAGAGAAGATGGTGAAATCCCAGGTAATGTTCATTTTAAATTGTCAGCTCATGCAGGTCATTCTAATCCAGCATCTGCAAAATTACTTGAATCACAGGGACTCAATTCACTTAATCCTGTAAGGGATTTGCAAATTCCAATGCTTGCAGCTATTAGGGATGCATGCGATATTGCAATTGATTTGCATACTGAAAATCCAAAGTCAACCGGTGGATTCATAAGACATTATGAAGTTCCTAAATTCATTAAAGTTGCATCTCCAGTCTATTTAAAAACTGGTGGATCAGTTGCAGCAAATCATAATTGGGATACAACAGAAAAAGAGGCAATAGCACGTATAAAACAGGTTTCACTTGTAAAAAGGATAATTGATGAATACTGTCCTGATGCAATTGTATCTCCTGCAAAATCTGATGATTTATCCACTCCAGAGTGA
- a CDS encoding nitroreductase family protein codes for MEFIDVINERYSVRGYLDKEVEQEKLEYVLKAATIAPTGVNKQPFKVYVIDAKKYKEELSKIYKASWFVEAPYVLAVVALRNEAWVRPWDSKNIADIDATIVMDHMILAATDVGLGTCYIGAFKKNYAHQFLELDETEEAVLFTPLGYPNAEPRETPRKELDEFVVYKD; via the coding sequence ATGGAATTTATAGACGTAATTAACGAAAGATACAGTGTAAGAGGATATTTAGACAAAGAAGTAGAACAAGAAAAACTTGAATATGTCTTAAAAGCAGCAACCATTGCTCCAACTGGAGTCAACAAACAACCGTTCAAGGTTTATGTAATTGATGCTAAAAAATATAAAGAGGAATTATCCAAAATCTACAAAGCATCATGGTTTGTTGAAGCACCATATGTCTTAGCTGTTGTAGCTTTAAGAAATGAAGCTTGGGTAAGACCATGGGATTCTAAAAACATCGCAGATATTGATGCAACCATTGTAATGGATCACATGATTCTTGCAGCTACTGATGTAGGACTTGGAACCTGTTATATTGGTGCATTCAAGAAAAACTATGCACATCAATTCTTGGAATTGGATGAAACTGAAGAAGCTGTATTGTTCACACCTCTCGGTTATCCTAATGCGGAACCTCGTGAAACTCCAAGAAAAGAATTAGATGAATTTGTAGTATACAAAGATTAA
- a CDS encoding MmgE/PrpD family protein translates to MFLQNISKFISNYRYEQATVESLTTVKAAFLDFFGVTYRGMGEEAPNIALNTVGEIFQAKFDSKLTASIIGQNIKTDILSAAFVNGIAAHVLELDDGHRGAQLHLGAVIFPTALAISEAYDLTGKEFLEGVIVGYEVGILLGQLVNPDHRNKGFHTTGTIGTFIAGVVASKLLKLDENQTLNALGLCGTQAAGLLESDHSGSMGKVLHVGKAAYNGILSAFLARNGFTGSGTIFEGDEGFLKTMVLDNTDYDMGEFSFENALKNIGKVRVRDIYFKKYPFCRHLHSSIDTALKLKASIGDEYNHIQNVAVKTYKVAAEHNNFHPKNLEELKQSLPYAVAISLVVGEASVDKINQLIEFGLLENYSTVDDVNAIKNIVNGMIVLSDDKLNELYPAKRPSNVIIKLDDVFRNGIFQNITFLPKGDFENPIQLRELIDKFKGLNPHYNIKNLTVIDSLEDYTMKYVVRKLNE, encoded by the coding sequence ATGTTTTTACAAAATATTTCTAAATTTATATCAAACTATCGCTATGAACAAGCAACTGTGGAATCACTAACTACTGTAAAAGCTGCTTTTTTAGATTTTTTTGGAGTAACATATAGAGGAATGGGTGAAGAAGCACCAAATATTGCTTTAAATACTGTTGGAGAAATATTTCAAGCAAAATTTGACTCAAAACTAACTGCATCAATAATTGGCCAAAATATAAAAACAGACATTTTAAGCGCTGCATTCGTTAACGGTATCGCAGCACATGTTTTGGAATTGGACGATGGTCACAGAGGTGCTCAGCTTCACTTGGGTGCTGTAATATTCCCAACAGCTCTTGCAATCTCAGAAGCTTATGACTTGACAGGTAAAGAATTTCTGGAAGGAGTTATTGTAGGTTATGAAGTTGGAATATTACTTGGACAACTTGTAAATCCAGATCATAGAAACAAGGGATTCCATACAACTGGAACAATTGGAACATTCATTGCAGGTGTAGTCGCTTCTAAATTGTTAAAACTTGATGAAAATCAAACATTGAATGCGTTAGGTTTATGTGGAACTCAGGCAGCAGGTCTCTTGGAATCTGACCACAGTGGATCCATGGGTAAAGTTTTGCATGTTGGAAAAGCAGCATATAATGGTATTTTATCTGCATTCCTTGCAAGAAACGGTTTTACTGGTAGTGGAACTATCTTTGAAGGTGATGAAGGATTCCTAAAAACAATGGTTCTTGACAATACTGATTATGATATGGGTGAGTTCTCTTTTGAAAATGCACTAAAAAACATTGGAAAGGTAAGAGTTCGAGATATTTACTTTAAAAAATATCCATTCTGTAGACACTTACACTCTTCAATCGATACTGCATTAAAACTTAAAGCAAGTATTGGGGATGAATATAATCATATTCAAAATGTGGCTGTTAAGACATATAAAGTAGCAGCAGAACATAATAATTTCCATCCTAAAAACTTGGAAGAATTAAAACAGAGCCTTCCTTATGCAGTTGCTATTTCACTTGTTGTTGGTGAAGCTAGTGTTGACAAAATTAACCAACTAATCGAATTTGGTCTTTTGGAGAATTATTCAACAGTTGATGATGTGAATGCCATTAAAAATATAGTGAATGGAATGATTGTATTATCAGACGATAAATTAAATGAACTGTACCCTGCTAAAAGACCTTCAAATGTTATTATTAAATTAGATGATGTTTTCAGAAATGGAATATTTCAGAATATCACATTCCTTCCAAAAGGAGATTTTGAAAATCCTATTCAGTTAAGAGAGTTAATAGACAAATTTAAAGGTTTAAATCCTCATTATAACATTAAAAACTTAACAGTCATTGATTCTCTTGAAGATTATACAATGAAGTATGTTGTTCGCAAATTAAATGAGTAG
- a CDS encoding zinc-ribbon domain-containing protein, translated as MANYCSNCGSKLEEGSDFCTNCGTPIKHGNKQKSNHPSDSVLDNNSNLNNKLGGMDMGNMIKCIVPIVIIVMQIVTKLSTTFLSLRIIILFSSVIKVLEIRSNRRILTYIQI; from the coding sequence ATGGCAAATTATTGTTCAAATTGTGGTTCTAAATTAGAAGAAGGTTCTGATTTTTGCACTAATTGTGGTACTCCAATTAAACACGGAAATAAACAAAAATCTAATCATCCTTCAGATTCAGTTTTAGATAATAATAGTAATTTAAATAATAAATTAGGTGGTATGGATATGGGAAATATGATAAAATGTATTGTTCCTATAGTAATTATTGTTATGCAAATAGTCACGAAATTATCTACTACTTTTCTCTCACTACGAATAATAATTTTATTTTCTTCAGTAATTAAAGTTTTGGAAATTCGTTCAAATCGTAGAATTTTAACATATATTCAGATATAA